The Hevea brasiliensis isolate MT/VB/25A 57/8 chromosome 1, ASM3005281v1, whole genome shotgun sequence genome has a window encoding:
- the LOC110646831 gene encoding P-loop NTPase domain-containing protein LPA1 homolog 1 isoform X1 yields MAEVAKLLYIVVVDEEEKNEKGKESFRYTRPVLQSTLQLMGCKARHAFKISQRVFELMRSEPSSDALLPKEVVEIGVDVSKGNGWKDYGSRSQSFELYKRRTTVIVRRETFLNVVCDSLTEYKYVGPNQRADLVLACRIRERKESVTVLLCGTSGCGKSTLSALLGSRLGVTTVISTDSIRHMMRSFVDEKQNPLLWASTYHAGEFLDPKAVAEAKAKKRAKKLAGIANSHPKDEISDGSSMMKSDGQALDMGSGGTEYISPKQMAVEGFKAQSEMVIDSLDRLITAWEERKESVVVEGVHLSLNFVMGLMKKHPSIIPFMIYITNEDKHLERFAVRAKYMTLDPAKNKYVKYIRNIRTIQDYLCKRADKHLVPKINNTNVDKSVAAIHATVFSCLRRREAGEPLYDPATNTVAVVDEEYRNQCAANSMSSKGMFQLIQRKGSSRHLMALVNTDGSVAKAWPVDSVDSSGKPVLGYGTDNGIGIPMYGPLQIGKSEPVNLQFGHFGISAWPSDGGTSHAGSVDESRADWTDTGSRYHSSCCSSPRMSDGPAKELKEEHSVHGSDEEVDDPPEVDSDEDYSDDGDKHVQEEIGSVDEESTKSDEEYDDLAMQDVLENGYWSGDESKEKVSSPLQGNKYMQNRFLRSRSEPLGEPLCPYSSLLVEKGGRILSNSGSIKMRKRSLSIPATGKRGVSGPILSGTPQR; encoded by the exons ATGGCGGAGGTGGCGAAACTGCTGTATATAGTTGTGGTGGACGAGGAGGAGAAGAACGAGAAAGGGAAAGAGTCGTTCCGATATACGCGTCCGGTTTTGCAGAGCACTCTTCAGCTCATGGGATGTAAAGCGCGTCACGCTTTCAAG ATTAGCCAAAGGGTTTTTGAGCTGATGAGAAGTGAACCTTCAAGTGATGCTCTACTTCCAAAAGAAGTGGTGGAAATTGGGGTTGATGTTTCAAAAGGAAATGGGTGGAAGGATTATGGAAGCAGGAGCCAATCATTCGAATTGTACAAAAGGCGTACAACTGTAATTGTTAGAAGAGAAACTTTCTTAAATGTTGTTTGCGATTCTCTGACTGAATACAAGTATGTGGGTCCTAACCAGAGGGCAGACTTGGTTTTGGCATGCAG AATTCGAGAAAGAAAGGAATCTGTAACTGTGTTGTTGTGTGGCACCAGTGGATGTGGCAAATCTACTTTGTCTGCATTGCTG GGTAGCAGATTAGGAGTTACCACGGTAATATCGACTGACTCTATTCGGCACATGATGAGGAGTTTTGTTGATGAGAAGCAAAATCCTCTGCTCTGGGCTTCAACATACCATGCAGGGGAGTTTTTGGATCCAAAGGCAGTTGCTGAAGCAAAGGCTAAAAAAAGGGCAAAAAAATTGGCTGGCATTGCAAACTCACATCCCAAGGATGAAATATCTGATGGTTCGTCCATGATGAAATCTGATGGTCAAGCACTGGATATGGGTTCTGGTGGTACAGAATATATTAGTCCTAAACAAATGGCAGTTGAAGGATTCAAGGCACAAAGTGAGATGGTGATTGACAGTCTTGATCGTCTAATAACTGCGTGGGAAGAGAGGAAAGAATCAGTGGTTGTTGAGGGTGTTCATTTAAGCCTTAATTTTGTG ATGGGGCTTATGAAGAAACATCCTTCAATCATACCATTCATGATATATATTACGAATGAAGACAAACACTTGGAACGATTTGCTGTTCGTGCAAAGTATATGACATTGGACCCAGCTAAAAACAAATATGTGAAATACATTCGAAATATCAGAACAATCCAAGATTATCTTTGCAAACGGGCTGATAAACATCTCgtccccaaaatcaataacacAAATGTTGACAAGAGTGTAGCAGCCATCCATGCAACGGTTTTCAGCTGCCTTCGCAGGCGTGAGGCAGGGGAGCCACTTTATGATCCTGCCACAAATACAGTCGCTGTTGTTGATGAGGAGTACAGGAACCAGTGTGCTGCCAATTCGATGAGCTCTAAAGGAATGTTTCAACTTATCCAGAGGAAAGGTTCTTCTAGGCATTTGATGGCTCTTGTTAATACTGATGGGTCTGTGGCAAAGGCATGGCCTGTTGATTCTGTGGATAGTAGTGGGAAGCCTGTGTTGGGTTATGGAACTGACAATGGAATAGGGATCCCTATGTATGGTCCTCTGCAGATTGGTAAGTCTGAACCAGTTAATCTTCAGTTTGGCCACTTTGGAATCAGTGCTTGGCCCAGTGATGGTGGTACTAGTCATGCTGGAAGTGTTGATGAGTCGAGGGCTGATTGGACTGATACTGGAAGTAGATACCACTCTTCTTGTTGTAGCTCTCCTCGGATGTCTGATGGACCTGCCAAGGAG CTCAAGGAGGAACATTCAGTGCATGGCAGTGATGAAGAAGTAGATGATCCACCAGAGGTGGACAGTGATGAGGATTATAGTGATGATGGTGATAAACATGTCCAAGAAGAG ATTGGCTCAGTTGATGAGGAGTCCACAAAATCTGATGAAGAGTATGATGATCTAGCAATGCAGGATGTACTAGAGAATGGGTATTGGTCAGGCGATGAGTCAAAAGAGAAGGTGTCAAGCCCCTTGCAAGGAAATAAGTATATGCAGAACCGGTTCCTTAGATCTAGAAGTGAACCACTGGGTGAGCCATTATGCCCGTACTCTTCTCTGCTTGTGGAAAAGGGTGGAAGAATATTGTCCAACTCTGGCAGCATCAAAATGAGAAAACGCTCCCTGAGCATTCCAGCCACAGGAAAACGTGGGGTTAGTGGCCCAATTCTCTCTGGAACTCCACAGAGGTAG
- the LOC110646831 gene encoding P-loop NTPase domain-containing protein LPA1 homolog 1 isoform X2: MQGSRLGVTTVISTDSIRHMMRSFVDEKQNPLLWASTYHAGEFLDPKAVAEAKAKKRAKKLAGIANSHPKDEISDGSSMMKSDGQALDMGSGGTEYISPKQMAVEGFKAQSEMVIDSLDRLITAWEERKESVVVEGVHLSLNFVMGLMKKHPSIIPFMIYITNEDKHLERFAVRAKYMTLDPAKNKYVKYIRNIRTIQDYLCKRADKHLVPKINNTNVDKSVAAIHATVFSCLRRREAGEPLYDPATNTVAVVDEEYRNQCAANSMSSKGMFQLIQRKGSSRHLMALVNTDGSVAKAWPVDSVDSSGKPVLGYGTDNGIGIPMYGPLQIGKSEPVNLQFGHFGISAWPSDGGTSHAGSVDESRADWTDTGSRYHSSCCSSPRMSDGPAKELKEEHSVHGSDEEVDDPPEVDSDEDYSDDGDKHVQEEIGSVDEESTKSDEEYDDLAMQDVLENGYWSGDESKEKVSSPLQGNKYMQNRFLRSRSEPLGEPLCPYSSLLVEKGGRILSNSGSIKMRKRSLSIPATGKRGVSGPILSGTPQR; encoded by the exons ATGCAG GGTAGCAGATTAGGAGTTACCACGGTAATATCGACTGACTCTATTCGGCACATGATGAGGAGTTTTGTTGATGAGAAGCAAAATCCTCTGCTCTGGGCTTCAACATACCATGCAGGGGAGTTTTTGGATCCAAAGGCAGTTGCTGAAGCAAAGGCTAAAAAAAGGGCAAAAAAATTGGCTGGCATTGCAAACTCACATCCCAAGGATGAAATATCTGATGGTTCGTCCATGATGAAATCTGATGGTCAAGCACTGGATATGGGTTCTGGTGGTACAGAATATATTAGTCCTAAACAAATGGCAGTTGAAGGATTCAAGGCACAAAGTGAGATGGTGATTGACAGTCTTGATCGTCTAATAACTGCGTGGGAAGAGAGGAAAGAATCAGTGGTTGTTGAGGGTGTTCATTTAAGCCTTAATTTTGTG ATGGGGCTTATGAAGAAACATCCTTCAATCATACCATTCATGATATATATTACGAATGAAGACAAACACTTGGAACGATTTGCTGTTCGTGCAAAGTATATGACATTGGACCCAGCTAAAAACAAATATGTGAAATACATTCGAAATATCAGAACAATCCAAGATTATCTTTGCAAACGGGCTGATAAACATCTCgtccccaaaatcaataacacAAATGTTGACAAGAGTGTAGCAGCCATCCATGCAACGGTTTTCAGCTGCCTTCGCAGGCGTGAGGCAGGGGAGCCACTTTATGATCCTGCCACAAATACAGTCGCTGTTGTTGATGAGGAGTACAGGAACCAGTGTGCTGCCAATTCGATGAGCTCTAAAGGAATGTTTCAACTTATCCAGAGGAAAGGTTCTTCTAGGCATTTGATGGCTCTTGTTAATACTGATGGGTCTGTGGCAAAGGCATGGCCTGTTGATTCTGTGGATAGTAGTGGGAAGCCTGTGTTGGGTTATGGAACTGACAATGGAATAGGGATCCCTATGTATGGTCCTCTGCAGATTGGTAAGTCTGAACCAGTTAATCTTCAGTTTGGCCACTTTGGAATCAGTGCTTGGCCCAGTGATGGTGGTACTAGTCATGCTGGAAGTGTTGATGAGTCGAGGGCTGATTGGACTGATACTGGAAGTAGATACCACTCTTCTTGTTGTAGCTCTCCTCGGATGTCTGATGGACCTGCCAAGGAG CTCAAGGAGGAACATTCAGTGCATGGCAGTGATGAAGAAGTAGATGATCCACCAGAGGTGGACAGTGATGAGGATTATAGTGATGATGGTGATAAACATGTCCAAGAAGAG ATTGGCTCAGTTGATGAGGAGTCCACAAAATCTGATGAAGAGTATGATGATCTAGCAATGCAGGATGTACTAGAGAATGGGTATTGGTCAGGCGATGAGTCAAAAGAGAAGGTGTCAAGCCCCTTGCAAGGAAATAAGTATATGCAGAACCGGTTCCTTAGATCTAGAAGTGAACCACTGGGTGAGCCATTATGCCCGTACTCTTCTCTGCTTGTGGAAAAGGGTGGAAGAATATTGTCCAACTCTGGCAGCATCAAAATGAGAAAACGCTCCCTGAGCATTCCAGCCACAGGAAAACGTGGGGTTAGTGGCCCAATTCTCTCTGGAACTCCACAGAGGTAG